A part of Curtobacterium sp. MCLR17_036 genomic DNA contains:
- the lpdA gene encoding dihydrolipoyl dehydrogenase: MTEQTYDVVVLGGGSGGYAAALRAAELGMSVALIEGDKLGGTCLHRGCIPTKALLHAAEIADGTRDAEKYGVIAEFAGVEVPKVIEYQQGVINSKYKGLQGLIKARGITVVEGWGRLTSQNTVQVGDQTVTGKNVVLATGSYSKSLPGLEIGGRVITSDTALRMDYVPNKVVILGGGVIGVEFASVWKSFGAEVTIVEALPHLVPAEDESMSKQLERAFRKRGIEFSLGVRFQGVEQHENGVVVTLEDGKTFDGDVLLVAVGRGPVTQNVGFEEVGVAMDRGFVTTNERLATNLPNVYAVGDIVPGLQLAHRGFQQGMFVAEEIAGLNPVIIEDKNIPKVTYSDPEVASVGLSQSKAEEQYGADKVDSYEYNLAGNGKSHIIGTSGSVKVVRVVDGPVVGVSMIGARVGELIGEAQLAVNWEAHPEDVAPLVHAHPTQNEALGEAFLHLAGKPLHAL; the protein is encoded by the coding sequence GTGACGGAACAGACTTACGACGTCGTGGTCCTCGGTGGCGGGAGCGGTGGGTACGCCGCAGCGCTGCGGGCCGCCGAGCTCGGCATGAGCGTCGCGCTCATCGAGGGCGACAAGCTCGGAGGGACGTGCCTGCACCGCGGCTGCATCCCCACGAAGGCGCTGCTGCACGCCGCCGAGATCGCCGACGGGACCCGTGACGCCGAGAAGTACGGCGTCATCGCCGAGTTCGCCGGTGTCGAGGTGCCCAAGGTCATCGAGTACCAGCAGGGCGTCATCAACTCGAAGTACAAGGGCCTGCAGGGCCTCATCAAGGCCCGCGGCATCACCGTCGTCGAGGGCTGGGGCCGCCTGACCTCGCAGAACACCGTCCAGGTGGGCGACCAGACCGTCACCGGCAAGAACGTCGTGCTCGCGACCGGCTCCTACTCGAAGTCCCTGCCGGGGCTCGAGATCGGCGGCCGCGTGATCACCTCCGACACCGCCCTCCGCATGGACTACGTGCCGAACAAGGTCGTCATCCTGGGCGGCGGCGTCATCGGCGTCGAGTTCGCCAGCGTCTGGAAGTCCTTCGGCGCCGAGGTCACGATCGTCGAGGCGCTCCCGCACCTCGTGCCGGCCGAGGACGAATCGATGTCGAAGCAGCTCGAGCGCGCGTTCCGCAAGCGCGGCATCGAGTTCTCGCTCGGTGTCCGGTTCCAGGGCGTCGAGCAGCACGAGAACGGCGTCGTCGTCACCCTCGAGGACGGCAAGACCTTCGACGGGGACGTCCTCCTCGTCGCGGTCGGCCGCGGCCCGGTCACGCAGAACGTCGGCTTCGAGGAGGTCGGCGTCGCCATGGACCGCGGCTTCGTCACCACGAACGAGCGCCTCGCAACCAACCTGCCGAACGTCTACGCCGTCGGCGACATCGTCCCCGGCCTGCAGCTCGCGCACCGCGGCTTCCAGCAGGGCATGTTCGTCGCCGAGGAGATCGCCGGGCTCAACCCGGTGATCATCGAGGACAAGAACATCCCGAAGGTCACGTACTCCGACCCCGAGGTCGCCTCGGTCGGCCTGTCGCAGTCGAAGGCCGAAGAGCAGTACGGCGCCGACAAGGTGGACTCGTACGAGTACAACCTGGCCGGCAACGGCAAGAGCCACATCATCGGCACCTCCGGTTCGGTGAAGGTCGTGCGTGTCGTCGACGGCCCGGTCGTCGGCGTCAGCATGATCGGCGCGCGCGTCGGCGAGCTGATCGGCGAGGCACAGCTCGCCGTGAACTGGGAGGCCCACCCGGAGGACGTCGCTCCCCTGGTGCACGCCCACCCCACCCAGAACGAAGCCCTCGGCGAGGCCTTCCTGCACCTCGCGGGCAAGCCGCTGCACGCCCTGTGA
- a CDS encoding leucyl aminopeptidase, which translates to MVRPTLSTTTSSPETTAADVLVVGVRPAPSGAATDATTGATVAPSALGAVAALADLDLAAIGVTGAKDQLVRIPGTGVTASSIALVGLGSSADAAAVRAAAGSAVRQLPHAASIVLALPTDSAELVDAALEGAALGAYAFTRHKGAGSTGPTRGEQRIEVVAPADVTDATVRPTVVGDAAALVRDLVNTAAGDLGPSDVADVATGLADGLPLTVEVLDEHALEEQGFGGILGVGRGSVRPPRLVVVRYAPESATKHLALVGKGITFDSGGLSLKPAASMLGMKTDMTGAATVLAATVAAARLGLDVRVTAWLALAENMPSGSATRPGDVLTLKNGKTVEVTNTDAEGRLVLGDAMAAASLEHPDAIVDVATLTGAQVVALGERTTGLMGSDDLVERVRAIAGSVAEPIWPMPLPEEMGSRLGSEIADMLNATVGNTAGGMLLAGAFLERFVGEGIPWAHLDIAGPSEHKGGGYGWLGKGATAVMVRTLIALAEDLQSE; encoded by the coding sequence ATGGTCCGACCGACGCTCTCCACCACCACTTCCTCCCCCGAGACCACCGCCGCCGACGTCCTCGTCGTCGGGGTCCGCCCCGCTCCGTCCGGCGCTGCAACCGACGCGACGACCGGTGCGACCGTCGCACCGAGCGCGCTCGGCGCCGTGGCGGCCCTCGCCGACCTCGACCTCGCCGCGATCGGTGTCACGGGCGCCAAGGACCAGCTCGTGCGCATCCCGGGCACCGGCGTCACCGCGTCGTCGATCGCGCTCGTCGGGCTCGGCTCGTCCGCCGACGCCGCAGCGGTCCGCGCAGCGGCCGGCAGCGCCGTCCGCCAGCTCCCGCACGCCGCCTCGATCGTCCTCGCGCTGCCGACCGACTCCGCGGAGCTCGTCGACGCCGCGCTCGAGGGCGCCGCGCTCGGCGCCTACGCCTTCACCCGGCACAAGGGCGCCGGCAGCACCGGCCCGACCCGCGGTGAGCAGCGCATCGAGGTCGTGGCCCCCGCCGACGTCACCGACGCGACCGTGCGCCCGACCGTCGTCGGCGACGCCGCCGCCCTGGTCCGCGACCTCGTGAACACCGCCGCCGGCGACCTCGGCCCGTCCGACGTGGCCGACGTCGCGACCGGCCTGGCCGACGGCCTGCCGCTCACCGTCGAGGTGCTCGACGAGCACGCGCTCGAGGAGCAGGGCTTCGGGGGCATCCTCGGCGTCGGCCGCGGCTCGGTCCGCCCGCCGCGACTCGTGGTCGTCCGGTACGCACCGGAGTCGGCGACGAAGCACCTGGCCCTCGTCGGGAAGGGCATCACCTTCGACTCGGGCGGCCTCTCGCTCAAGCCGGCCGCGTCGATGCTCGGCATGAAGACCGACATGACCGGCGCCGCGACCGTCCTGGCCGCCACCGTCGCCGCCGCCCGGCTCGGTCTCGACGTGCGCGTGACCGCCTGGCTCGCCCTCGCCGAGAACATGCCCTCGGGTTCGGCGACCCGCCCGGGCGACGTCCTGACGCTGAAGAACGGCAAGACCGTCGAGGTGACGAACACCGACGCCGAGGGCCGTCTCGTGCTCGGTGACGCGATGGCCGCTGCCTCGCTCGAGCACCCCGACGCGATCGTCGACGTCGCCACCCTGACCGGCGCACAGGTCGTCGCGCTCGGTGAGCGCACCACCGGCCTGATGGGCAGCGACGACCTGGTCGAGCGTGTCCGCGCGATCGCCGGCTCCGTCGCGGAGCCGATCTGGCCGATGCCGCTGCCCGAGGAGATGGGGTCGCGACTCGGCAGCGAGATCGCCGACATGCTCAACGCCACCGTCGGCAACACGGCCGGTGGCATGCTGCTGGCCGGTGCGTTCCTGGAGCGCTTCGTCGGCGAGGGCATCCCGTGGGCGCACCTCGACATCGCCGGTCCGTCCGAGCACAAGGGCGGCGGCTACGGCTGGCTCGGCAAGGGCGCGACGGCCGTCATGGTCCGCACCCTCATCGCGCTCGCAGAAGACCTCCAGTCCGAGTAG
- a CDS encoding PAC2 family protein has protein sequence MGTVNHPEELYTFDPDAPSVPVGLHLVAGLTGFADAGAAVAQVTTSILEDLDTQLVAEFDPDALLDWRARRPAITFEHDHIAAVEPPRLTLHLVRDEIGQPFLFLSGYEPDFQWNRFVRAVTELAERLQVVETTWVQAIPMPVPHTRPINLTVSGTRADLVEQMSVWKPETQAPANVLHLVEHRLAESGAQVTGLVLLVPHYLADTEFPDAAVAALSGIAAATGLIFPTDALRESGREFLTRVDEQVAGNGELERLVSVLEERHDTYMEGNPVGSPLTGVDGQVPTADAIAAELERFLADRRSQGEPGE, from the coding sequence ATGGGGACGGTGAACCACCCCGAGGAGCTCTACACCTTCGACCCGGACGCCCCGAGCGTCCCCGTCGGGCTGCACCTGGTCGCCGGACTGACCGGGTTCGCCGACGCCGGCGCCGCGGTCGCGCAGGTCACCACGTCGATCCTCGAGGACCTGGACACCCAGCTCGTCGCCGAGTTCGACCCCGACGCCCTGCTCGACTGGCGGGCCCGCCGGCCGGCGATCACCTTCGAGCACGACCACATCGCCGCGGTCGAGCCGCCGCGCCTCACGCTGCACCTCGTCCGCGACGAGATCGGGCAGCCGTTCCTCTTCCTGTCGGGCTACGAGCCGGACTTCCAGTGGAACCGGTTCGTCCGCGCCGTCACCGAGCTCGCCGAGCGCCTGCAGGTCGTCGAGACCACGTGGGTGCAGGCGATCCCGATGCCGGTGCCGCACACCCGGCCGATCAACCTCACCGTGTCCGGCACCCGGGCCGACCTCGTCGAGCAGATGAGCGTCTGGAAGCCCGAGACCCAGGCGCCGGCGAACGTCCTGCACCTCGTCGAGCACCGCCTGGCCGAGTCCGGTGCCCAGGTCACCGGGCTGGTGCTGCTCGTGCCGCACTACCTGGCCGACACCGAGTTCCCCGACGCCGCCGTCGCGGCGCTGTCCGGCATCGCAGCTGCCACCGGCCTCATCTTCCCGACCGACGCGTTACGCGAGTCGGGTCGCGAGTTCCTGACGCGGGTCGACGAGCAGGTTGCCGGCAACGGTGAGCTCGAACGGCTCGTCTCCGTGCTCGAGGAACGCCACGACACCTACATGGAGGGCAACCCGGTCGGGTCGCCGCTGACCGGCGTCGACGGTCAGGTCCCGACGGCCGACGCGATCGCCGCCGAGCTCGAGCGCTTCCTCGCCGACCGCCGGAGCCAGGGCGAGCCGGGGGAGTGA
- a CDS encoding MFS transporter — translation MNSRRAFLIWGVAVLAYVLAVVQRSSLGVSGVDAQERFAVSAAVLSTLAVVQIAVYAALQIPVGIALDRIGPRRLLVIGAVLLVVGQAVVAVSPSIVPAIAGRVLVGAGDAMTFISVIRLVPMWFSGRILPQISQWTGNLGQVGQILSAFPFAVLLHTAGWTPAFGVAAAASAVGLVLVVVFVRNGPVPARTGSIPLPGSWGGAFRTFGHALRRPGTQLGFWSHYVTQSSGTVFSLLWGVPMLRGLGYTPGEAAGFLTVIVLVGFVAGPALGVLCARFPMRRSNLVLGAVVLLAVVWTAILLWPGHPPTWLLVLLVVAMGIGGPGSLIGFDFARTFNPVGSLGSANGIVNVGGFLAAFVMMYLIGLVLDVAAGVTGETVFAWDNFRVALTVQYLVVGFGVAMLLHARRRTRRQLHAEEGIRVGPLWVALVARLRKRSVQ, via the coding sequence GTGAACTCCCGTCGTGCCTTCCTCATCTGGGGGGTCGCGGTCCTCGCCTACGTCCTCGCCGTCGTGCAGCGCTCCTCGCTCGGGGTGTCCGGTGTCGACGCACAGGAGCGGTTCGCGGTCTCCGCAGCGGTGCTGTCCACCCTCGCCGTGGTGCAGATCGCCGTCTACGCCGCCCTGCAGATCCCGGTCGGGATCGCCCTCGACCGCATCGGACCCCGCCGGCTGCTCGTCATCGGTGCCGTCCTGCTCGTCGTCGGCCAGGCGGTGGTCGCGGTCTCGCCGTCGATCGTTCCGGCGATCGCGGGCCGCGTGCTCGTCGGCGCCGGCGACGCGATGACGTTCATCTCGGTCATCCGCCTCGTCCCGATGTGGTTCAGCGGCCGGATCCTGCCGCAGATCTCGCAGTGGACCGGCAACCTCGGCCAGGTCGGCCAGATCCTGTCGGCGTTCCCCTTCGCGGTGCTGCTGCACACGGCGGGGTGGACCCCCGCGTTCGGCGTCGCCGCGGCCGCGAGCGCGGTCGGGCTCGTGCTCGTCGTCGTCTTCGTGCGGAACGGTCCGGTCCCCGCGCGCACCGGGTCCATCCCGCTCCCGGGTTCCTGGGGCGGTGCGTTCCGGACGTTCGGGCACGCGCTCCGCCGCCCCGGCACCCAGCTCGGGTTCTGGTCGCACTACGTGACGCAGTCGTCCGGGACCGTGTTCTCGCTGCTCTGGGGCGTGCCGATGCTGCGCGGGCTCGGCTACACCCCCGGCGAGGCCGCGGGGTTCCTCACCGTGATCGTGCTGGTCGGCTTCGTCGCCGGTCCCGCGCTCGGCGTGCTCTGCGCCCGCTTCCCGATGCGGCGGTCGAACCTGGTGCTCGGGGCGGTCGTCCTGCTCGCCGTGGTGTGGACAGCGATCCTGCTCTGGCCGGGGCACCCGCCGACCTGGCTGCTCGTGCTGCTGGTCGTCGCGATGGGCATCGGCGGCCCGGGGTCGCTCATCGGGTTCGACTTCGCGCGCACCTTCAACCCCGTCGGGTCGCTCGGCTCGGCGAACGGGATCGTGAACGTGGGCGGGTTCCTGGCGGCCTTCGTGATGATGTACCTCATCGGGCTGGTGCTCGACGTCGCTGCGGGGGTCACCGGCGAGACGGTCTTCGCCTGGGACAACTTCCGCGTCGCGCTCACCGTGCAGTACCTCGTGGTCGGGTTCGGGGTCGCGATGCTGCTGCACGCACGCCGCCGGACACGGCGCCAGCTGCACGCGGAAGAGGGAATACGCGTCGGCCCGCTCTGGGTTGCCCTCGTTGCACGCCTGCGGAAGCGGTCCGTGCAATAA
- a CDS encoding RNA polymerase sigma factor → MAARSTTIDPTKDNAPEGTADETAETEGTAAPKKRATKAPAKKAPAKKAAPKAKKTDAVDEAIASDEPVEEPTDEADETEDKTVKPDAAAAVAAGALVISQTDDDEAPVYSTTITGATADPVKDYLKQIGKVALLNAEQEVELAMRIEAGLFAEDKLQHATGLSKPAERELRWVARDGQRAKSHLLGANLRLVVSLAKRYTGRGMQFLDLIQEGNLGLIRAVEKFDYTKGFKFSTYATWWIRQAITRAMADQARTIRIPVHMVEVINKLARVQRQMLQDLGREPTPEELARELDMTPEKVVEVQKYGREPISLHTPLGEDGDSEFGDLIEDTEAVVPADAVGFTMLQKQLESLLDSLSEREAGVIRMRFGLGDGQPKTLDQIGDTFGVTRERIRQIESKTMAKLRHPSRSQSLRDYLE, encoded by the coding sequence ATGGCTGCCCGGAGCACGACGATCGATCCCACGAAGGACAACGCGCCCGAGGGCACCGCGGACGAGACCGCGGAGACCGAGGGCACGGCCGCGCCGAAGAAGCGCGCCACGAAGGCCCCCGCCAAGAAGGCACCGGCGAAGAAGGCCGCCCCGAAGGCGAAGAAGACCGACGCCGTCGACGAGGCCATCGCCTCCGACGAGCCCGTCGAGGAGCCGACCGACGAAGCCGACGAGACCGAGGACAAGACGGTCAAGCCGGACGCCGCAGCCGCGGTGGCCGCAGGGGCGCTCGTCATCTCGCAGACCGACGACGACGAGGCGCCGGTCTACTCGACGACCATCACGGGTGCGACCGCCGACCCGGTGAAGGACTACCTGAAGCAGATCGGCAAGGTCGCGCTGCTCAACGCCGAGCAGGAGGTCGAGCTCGCGATGCGCATCGAGGCCGGCCTGTTCGCCGAGGACAAGCTGCAGCACGCGACCGGGCTCTCCAAGCCCGCCGAGCGCGAGCTCCGCTGGGTCGCCCGCGACGGTCAGCGTGCGAAGTCGCACCTGCTCGGCGCGAACCTCCGCCTGGTCGTGTCGCTCGCCAAGCGCTACACCGGTCGCGGCATGCAGTTCCTCGACCTCATCCAGGAGGGCAACCTGGGCCTGATCCGTGCGGTCGAGAAGTTCGACTACACCAAGGGCTTCAAGTTCTCGACCTACGCGACGTGGTGGATCCGCCAGGCGATCACCCGCGCCATGGCCGACCAGGCCCGTACCATCCGCATCCCGGTGCACATGGTCGAGGTCATCAACAAGCTCGCCCGCGTCCAGCGGCAGATGCTGCAGGACCTCGGTCGCGAACCCACCCCGGAAGAGCTCGCCCGCGAGCTCGACATGACCCCGGAGAAGGTCGTCGAGGTCCAGAAGTACGGCCGCGAGCCGATCTCGCTGCACACGCCCCTGGGCGAGGACGGCGACTCGGAGTTCGGTGACCTCATCGAGGACACCGAGGCGGTCGTGCCGGCCGACGCGGTGGGCTTCACGATGCTGCAGAAGCAGCTCGAGAGCCTGCTCGACTCCCTGTCCGAGCGCGAGGCCGGTGTCATCCGCATGCGCTTCGGCCTCGGCGACGGCCAGCCGAAGACCCTCGACCAGATCGGTGACACGTTCGGCGTGACGCGTGAGCGCATCCGTCAGATCGAGTCCAAGACGATGGCGAAGCTCCGCCACCCGTCCCGGTCGCAGTCGCTCCGCGACTACCTCGAGTAA
- a CDS encoding MurT ligase domain-containing protein has protein sequence MRFFIPILIGRILRALARARGGGSAYPGYIVLKLVPDFLQHVTKQFPNGVVFVLGSNGKSTTTHMISDIVRAHGLRVFTNPSGANLPQGIASALLSEVSLTGKLKADIGILEVDEAFAVELAGILSPATVTMLNVQVDQLYRFFETERVADMMLDTAALASRNVITNRDDQFLDAYATSGDQRVLRFGASAEVVAAAPNGLQNADDFDRQDGQANEADAEVVVNTGDGATIRFDGVEIPVRLPARGLHYAVDAAAATATASAALGAQFRADAVTKAFGTMKPAYGRGERLPIAGESAEFTMFKNAASLQLNLDALPDQPEQVLMAIDEGTPDISWIYDIDFSKLDHVDVVSGDKAWQIAIALEHAGVRIGRVEPDVEAAIKHMEQLGSTTRGTKNFIVNYEIMMIARKALGHPDMEKTA, from the coding sequence ATGCGGTTCTTCATCCCGATCCTGATCGGGCGGATCCTCCGCGCCCTCGCCCGTGCGCGGGGCGGCGGGTCCGCCTACCCGGGCTACATCGTGCTCAAGCTCGTGCCGGACTTCCTGCAGCACGTGACGAAGCAGTTCCCGAACGGCGTCGTCTTCGTGCTCGGCTCGAACGGCAAGTCGACGACGACGCACATGATCTCGGACATCGTGCGGGCGCACGGGCTCCGCGTCTTCACGAACCCGTCCGGTGCGAACCTGCCGCAGGGCATCGCGTCGGCGCTGCTGTCCGAGGTCTCGTTGACCGGCAAGCTCAAGGCGGACATCGGCATCCTCGAGGTCGACGAGGCCTTCGCGGTCGAGCTCGCCGGCATCCTGTCGCCGGCGACGGTCACGATGCTCAACGTCCAGGTCGACCAGCTCTACCGGTTCTTCGAGACCGAGCGCGTCGCGGACATGATGCTCGACACCGCTGCCCTGGCGTCGCGCAACGTCATCACGAACCGTGACGACCAGTTCCTCGACGCGTACGCGACGTCCGGCGACCAGCGTGTGCTGCGCTTCGGTGCGAGCGCCGAGGTCGTCGCTGCGGCCCCGAACGGCCTGCAGAACGCCGACGACTTCGACCGTCAGGACGGTCAGGCGAACGAGGCGGACGCCGAGGTCGTCGTGAACACCGGCGACGGCGCGACGATTCGCTTCGACGGCGTTGAGATCCCGGTCCGTCTGCCCGCCCGCGGCCTGCACTACGCGGTCGACGCCGCTGCGGCCACCGCGACGGCGAGTGCCGCCCTCGGCGCGCAGTTCCGCGCGGACGCCGTGACCAAGGCGTTCGGCACGATGAAGCCGGCGTACGGCCGTGGCGAGCGGCTGCCCATCGCTGGTGAGTCCGCCGAGTTCACGATGTTCAAGAACGCCGCGAGTCTGCAGCTCAACCTCGACGCCCTGCCGGACCAGCCCGAGCAGGTCCTCATGGCGATCGACGAGGGCACGCCCGACATCTCGTGGATCTACGACATCGACTTCTCGAAGCTCGACCACGTGGACGTCGTCTCCGGTGACAAGGCGTGGCAGATCGCGATCGCGCTCGAGCACGCCGGTGTCCGCATCGGTCGGGTCGAGCCCGACGTCGAGGCAGCCATCAAGCACATGGAGCAGCTCGGCTCGACGACCCGCGGGACGAAGAACTTCATCGTCAACTACGAGATCATGATGATCGCCCGCAAGGCCCTCGGCCACCCGGACATGGAGAAGACCGCATGA
- a CDS encoding glutamine amidotransferase yields MTADRLTILHVYPRQMGVSGDRGNVAAIVRRAAAADIATEVVEYAPGDVLPTTADIVVIGNGPLSAMRSLGADVTRIAEPLRALAASGVPVVAVGGGFDLATNEVVPTEGAPVQGFGVFDARAVRGAERRVNYFVLDTRYPLLPGAPTRLAGFEDHATRIELADGVVPFADVVSGGGNQAGSPVEGAIVGTSFGTHTQGPILPLNPQLTDGVLAAATTRLGREYAPDPERTAAIDRYAREARATVDRYVDKAFKRIA; encoded by the coding sequence ATGACGGCCGACCGGCTGACCATCCTGCACGTCTACCCCCGTCAGATGGGTGTCTCGGGGGACCGCGGCAACGTCGCGGCCATCGTCCGCCGCGCAGCCGCAGCGGACATCGCAACCGAGGTCGTCGAGTACGCACCCGGCGACGTGCTCCCCACGACGGCCGACATCGTCGTGATCGGCAACGGGCCGCTCAGCGCGATGCGGTCACTCGGCGCCGACGTCACCCGCATCGCGGAACCGCTCCGTGCCCTCGCCGCGTCCGGCGTGCCGGTCGTGGCGGTCGGCGGCGGGTTCGACCTCGCGACGAACGAGGTCGTGCCCACCGAGGGAGCGCCCGTGCAGGGCTTCGGTGTGTTCGACGCCCGCGCCGTCCGCGGTGCGGAGCGTCGGGTCAACTACTTCGTCCTCGACACCCGCTACCCGCTGCTGCCGGGAGCGCCGACGCGCCTCGCCGGCTTCGAGGACCACGCGACGCGCATCGAGCTCGCAGACGGTGTCGTCCCCTTCGCGGACGTCGTGTCCGGCGGCGGCAACCAGGCCGGTTCTCCGGTCGAGGGCGCGATCGTCGGGACCTCGTTCGGCACCCACACCCAGGGGCCGATCCTGCCGCTCAACCCGCAGCTCACCGACGGTGTGCTCGCCGCGGCGACGACGCGCCTCGGTCGGGAGTACGCGCCCGATCCCGAGCGGACGGCGGCCATCGACCGCTACGCCCGCGAGGCACGCGCGACCGTCGACCGCTACGTCGACAAGGCGTTCAAGCGCATCGCTTGA
- a CDS encoding DNA topoisomerase IV subunit B: MSSDYSARHLSVLEGLEAVRKRPGMYIGSTDSRGLMHCLWEIIDNSVDEALAGHGDEIGVVLHADGSVEVRDTARGIPVDVEPKTGLTGVEVVFTKLHAGGKFGSGSYAASGGLHGVGASVVNALSERLDVEVDRGGKTYAMSFHRGEPGTFDDAKGIGPDAPFTPFTSGSELRVVGKVKKGVTGSRIRYWADRQIFTADARFSTDDLVTRARQTAFLVPGLGITITDSRVSSIEAAAARAEATGTAVETGPVVERFRYEGGIGEFVEHLAVDTAITDVWRIQGTGTFTETVPMLDDKGHMVSTSVERSCEVDVALRWGSGYETVFRSFVNIIATPKGGTHQAGFESGLVKAVRAQVEANARKLKVGQDKLDKDDVLAGLTAVLTVRLPEPQFEGQTKEILGTPAVRKIVDQVVSKRMTELLTSTQRAEKAQAATLLEKVVSEMKTRISARAHKETQRRKNALENSSLPTKLADCRSQETEGTELFIVEGDSALGTAKLARNSEYQALLPIRGKILNVQKASVSDMLSNVECASIIQVIGAGSGRTFEIDQARYGKVIIMSDADVDGAHIRTLLLTLFFRYMRPMIEQGRVFAAVPPLHRVVVVNRGKPNDTLYTYSEQELQRVLKKLEKTGKKYQEPIQRYKGLGEMDADQLAETTMDRTHRTLRRVNISDAESAAKVFELLMGNDVAPRKEFILAGEGLDRDRIDA, from the coding sequence GTGAGCTCCGACTACTCCGCACGCCATCTCTCCGTCCTCGAAGGGCTCGAGGCGGTCCGGAAGCGTCCCGGCATGTACATCGGCTCGACCGACTCCCGCGGGCTCATGCACTGCCTGTGGGAGATCATCGACAACTCCGTGGACGAAGCCCTGGCGGGGCACGGTGACGAGATCGGCGTCGTGCTGCACGCCGACGGGTCGGTCGAGGTGCGCGACACCGCGCGCGGCATCCCGGTCGACGTCGAGCCGAAGACCGGGCTCACCGGGGTCGAGGTCGTGTTCACCAAGCTGCACGCCGGCGGCAAGTTCGGATCCGGGTCCTACGCGGCCTCCGGTGGTCTGCACGGGGTCGGCGCATCCGTCGTGAACGCCCTGTCGGAACGGCTCGACGTCGAGGTCGACCGCGGCGGCAAGACCTACGCCATGTCGTTCCACCGCGGTGAGCCCGGCACGTTCGACGACGCGAAGGGGATCGGCCCGGACGCACCCTTCACGCCCTTCACCTCGGGCAGTGAGCTCCGCGTCGTCGGCAAGGTCAAGAAGGGCGTCACGGGTTCACGCATCCGCTACTGGGCCGACCGGCAGATCTTCACGGCCGACGCCCGCTTCAGCACCGACGACCTCGTCACCCGCGCCCGACAGACGGCGTTCCTCGTGCCGGGGCTCGGCATCACCATCACCGACTCGCGGGTGTCCTCGATCGAGGCCGCTGCCGCACGCGCCGAGGCGACCGGCACCGCCGTGGAGACCGGCCCGGTCGTCGAGCGCTTCCGGTACGAGGGCGGCATCGGCGAGTTCGTCGAGCACCTGGCCGTCGACACCGCCATCACCGACGTCTGGCGCATCCAGGGCACGGGCACCTTCACCGAGACGGTCCCGATGCTCGACGACAAGGGGCACATGGTGTCCACGTCGGTCGAGCGTTCCTGCGAGGTCGACGTCGCGCTCCGCTGGGGCAGCGGGTACGAGACCGTGTTCCGGAGCTTCGTCAACATCATCGCGACGCCGAAGGGCGGGACCCACCAGGCCGGGTTCGAGTCCGGTCTCGTGAAGGCCGTGCGGGCACAGGTCGAGGCGAACGCCCGCAAGCTCAAGGTCGGGCAGGACAAGCTCGACAAGGACGACGTCCTCGCGGGCCTGACCGCCGTGTTGACCGTCCGGCTGCCGGAGCCGCAGTTCGAGGGACAGACGAAGGAGATCCTCGGCACCCCGGCCGTGCGCAAGATCGTCGACCAGGTGGTGTCGAAGCGGATGACCGAGCTCCTCACCTCGACGCAGCGCGCAGAGAAGGCGCAGGCGGCGACCCTCCTCGAGAAGGTCGTCTCCGAGATGAAGACCCGCATCTCCGCCCGCGCCCACAAGGAGACCCAGCGGCGCAAGAACGCGCTCGAGAACTCCTCGCTGCCGACGAAGCTCGCCGACTGCCGCTCGCAGGAGACCGAGGGCACCGAGCTGTTCATCGTCGAGGGGGACTCGGCGCTCGGCACGGCGAAGCTCGCGCGGAACAGCGAGTACCAGGCGCTGCTGCCGATCCGCGGCAAGATCCTCAACGTGCAGAAGGCGTCCGTCTCGGACATGCTGTCGAACGTCGAGTGCGCCTCGATCATCCAGGTCATCGGCGCCGGCTCCGGCCGCACGTTCGAGATCGACCAGGCGCGCTACGGCAAGGTCATCATCATGTCCGACGCCGACGTCGACGGCGCGCACATCCGCACCCTGCTGCTGACGCTCTTCTTCCGCTACATGCGCCCGATGATCGAGCAGGGACGGGTCTTCGCGGCCGTGCCGCCGCTGCACCGGGTCGTCGTCGTGAACCGCGGCAAGCCGAACGACACGTTGTACACGTACTCCGAGCAGGAGCTCCAGCGGGTCCTCAAGAAGCTCGAGAAGACCGGCAAGAAGTACCAGGAGCCGATCCAGCGCTACAAGGGTCTGGGGGAGATGGACGCCGACCAGCTCGCCGAGACCACGATGGACCGGACCCACCGCACCCTGCGACGGGTGAACATCAGCGATGCCGAGAGCGCCGCCAAGGTGTTCGAGCTGCTCATGGGCAACGACGTCGCCCCGCGCAAGGAGTTCATCCTGGCCGGCGAGGGGCTGGACCGGGACCGCATCGACGCGTAG